In the genome of Calothrix sp. PCC 6303, the window ATCTGAAACCGGGTGTCGATGATATTTACCAATTTTTCTGACAAATTCAGATGTGACAGGAACTTGATTTGTAATATCCAAAGAACACATCACAATTTCTATTGAACTTTCCCAGGCTCTAGCAACAGCAATTGGATCCCAGTATGAATTCCATTCTGCGGAGCCATCTTGTCCTGGTTCCCAATTTTTTTCCACATTTCCAGGAACATTTAAAGCACCACCCATCCAGACTAAGCGCTGAATTTTCGTTTCAATTTCTGGTGCGGTATCCAGTGCATAAGCCAAATTTGTTAATGGTCCCGTCATTAGTAGTGTAACAGGTATCGGCGATGTTTGTAGCGCCCTTACTAAAAAATCTTGACCTGATTCTGTGAGTAACTTTGTTTGAATCGTTTCAGTTTGGTTGAGAATGGGAAAATGATCAACCACAAAAGAATCACGACGGTAAAGTTGGGGAAAGGGATTAATTCCTCGCAGGGTACTTTCAGCAACCGGGATATGTGAACATCCCATCAAATCTAATATTTTGCGAGTCGCACTCACTGCGGGTTGGATGTAGCAGTCAGCGGGAGTCACGATGATACCCATGGTTTCAATGTGGGGCATTGTCATTAATAGCATGACAGCGAGGTAATCATCAATTGCCCCGTCATGATCCATGATAACAAGTTGTTTTGTCATTAGTTAAGGAAAGAGTGCTGGTGAATTATAGCGATCGCATGATTCAATTATCATCATTAACTCTCCCGCCCCAATTTTGAGGCAAGAGTTTGTTACATCCTACAGGCTTTTTGTTTGGAGACTGCTAATTTTTGCCGATTTCTCTCTCTTGTAAAAAAGCATCAAACATAAATCTATCAGGAAGTGATGGCTGTGCCCCCTGTTTCATAGCTGCCAAAGCACCTGCTGCCGCACCCCAAACCACACATTCTCGCAGACTTAAATCTTCAGCAAGTCCTGCTGCTAAACCTCCATTAAAAGCATCTCCTGCCGCAGTTGTATCCACTGCTTGAACTGTAAAGGCTGGAATAAAAAAACTTTCATCTTGAGTACCACAATATACTCCTTTGCTACCTAGTTTGACGATGGCACATTTAACTCCTTTTTCTAGTAAAGTTTTTGTTGCTTGGGCTGCTGAATCTTCATCTACAACCGGAAAACCGACTATTTGTCCAGCTTCCACCTCGTTTGGGGTAATAATATCCACCAGATGGTAAAGTTCATCAGGTATATTTGATTGCACGGGAGCAGGATCTAAAATAACTTTGACTCCTAAATTATGTGCCGCCTTCGCAGCAGCAACAATTGCAGACATGGGAACTTCTAGCTGCAATAGCAAAACCTTAGCGGTAGGTAAAATCTGTAACAATCTTGCCACATCTTCATTATCTACATACCCGTTGGCACCAGGAATGACGATAATTTGATTTTCCCCACCATCACCCACAATAATTACAGCTACCCCAGAACTAACCGTAGCTTCGATAGAAACATTTTCAGTGCGTACACCTGCAACTTGAAGACTATCAATAAGTTCATTGCCAAAACTATGTGCCCCAACACGCCCAACTAAATGGGTTGGGATACCTAACCTCGCTACTGCCACAGCTTGGTTTGCACCCTTTCCACCTGGGGCTTTAAAAAATTCGCCTCCCAGCAGCGTTTCACCTGCAACTGGCAACCTAGGTGCTGTTGCTACTAAGTCGATGTTGATGCTACCAAAGACGATAACACTCATAATAATTTTAGATTTTGGATTCTAGATGTGAAATAGGAATATCGCAATAATGCAATGTTCTGTTATTTTGCATTGTCAAGTTATTTTTAGTCAAAGTAGGATAACACCCTTGACTCAAATTTTCCTCTCTTAAGTATCGATTTAGATTAGCAAAATTTTGGATAACCATAGTAGGATTTACGATAAGTAATTTTTTTGCCAGTTTGATAAGGGGTTTTATGTCCACTGTTGAAATTGATGAAAGCCGCGAAAATCGCATCAAAGAAGAAATACTTGTAGATGCCGAAGACAAAGAAGATCGGGCTATGGGCTGGTATTATTATTTGGATGATATGCTGAATTTTCCATTTAACGCCAAATGGGTCAAAAAAGGACGTAAACCTTCAACAACCGCAAAGGAGAAGGAAGTTGAGGTTTTAGGTATGGCATCCGAAGATGAGTGTCTACGGGATATGTTGGTGGAAATTGTCGAAGTTGGTGGTAGTGATGAAGACGTAGAAGTTGCCCGTTTAAGTGATTTAACTGTGCTAGATACTGATGATGAAACACGAGAAGCCCTTGCTGATTGGTATTATTGGCAAGGAAGAGGATATAAGTTTTGAATTTGGAATCTAAAATTTTCAGTTTTAATTTGAAGATTTTGATTATAATATTTTATACTAATTGCCCGCAACAATAATGTTAGTTCGCGGGTCATTTTTTATGTTTTCACTACAGCAAATTTTAGATAGATGTAACGCACCAAAGAAACCTCTAAGCTCTGTAGCGGTTCTCTGCTAAGATGTTTCCTTGTACTTATGCATATCATCTACCAAAAGATAGATATTGTTATAAATTTCAGCTATTATTTCAAATCAGTCAGAGCATAGGTAGGTGGGTGTTGAAAATTGTAGTTAAGATAAGGCAGCTTTGCGGGATCATCCCACGGGGGCAAACCTGCCACCCCAAAACGGACTGCCTGTAGAGGACGGGGAATTAGATCCCCCAATGTTGTTAAATTTATTTTTTGCATTCAATCAAATTGCTAAAAATACTGCTTAGATGGTAGTGCGTTATTCGAGGCTTTAACCAATGGGATATGTAATTGCGACTGCAAATATGAAAGGTGGTGTTGGCAAGACTACCGTAACTGTGAATTTAGCAACTTGTTTAGCAAAGAATCATGGTAAGCGGGTGTTGGTGCTAGATTTAGATACACAAATTAGTGCAACCTTGAGTTTGATGTCTCCGGTTGATTTTGCTAATCGTCGCAAACAACGTAAGACTTTTCGTCATTTGATAGATCGAGTTATTACCCCTGAAGAGAAACAAAAACATACTATTCAAGATATTATTCAAACTGAAGTTTGTAACTTGCCGGGATTAAATTTGTTACCAGGTGATATTGATTTGTATGATGAGTTTGTAGTATCAGAGTTGCTGCATCAACAAGCAATGAGTTTGGGTGAAAAAGATTTTGAAACGGTTTGGAATCGTTTTGAAAGGATTCTCTTAGCGAAGATTTTAGAACCAATTCGTGATGATTATGATTTTATTATCTTGGATTGCGCTCCAGGATATAATTTATTGACTCGTAGTGCTTTGGCAACTAGTGATTTTTATTTACTTCCTGCCAAACCAGAACCTCTCTCTGTAGTGGGTATTCAGTTGCTAGAAAGGCGGATTGCCCAGTTAAAAGATAGTCACGAGCATGAAGCAAAAATAGATATCAAAATGTTGGGAATAGTGTTTACAATGTTTAGTAATAATATTCTCAATGGTCGATATTATAAACAGGTGTTAAATCGAGTATATCAAGACTTTGGAGATGCAAAAGTTTTTAAAAATCAAATACCTGTAGATATGAATGTAGCGAAAGCTGTTGATAGTTTTATGCCTGTAGTTTTAAGTAATCCTCAGTCTTCTGGTTCTAGAGCTTTTCAACAAATGACACAGGAGTTATTACAAAAATTATAAGCTTTTGTGATTTTGAGATTTTGGTAATTTTCCTGTAGCAAATGAATACTGCACTATGCAGTGATGCTATGTCAACGTGAATATGATCCCGGACTTTTCGGAGAAGTCGGGGATCTTAAACTCTCGATTTCAATGTAACCTGCGCCAAGATACTTTAGATAAAATTGCTACATTGGTTCATGAATTTTTTAGTTATACTACGCAAATGAATATCAGGATGTGTTAATCCCTTATTCATCTGCAATTATAAGCTATACCACTAGTAAATAAATATATTCATCACAATTGCTAATAGTTAAGTAAAGTAAATCAACTATTGATACCTAATTAATTGGCATAATGGAAAGTGATAATTTTATAGGAGTATAAGAATTGTCATTCAATCCTGAACTTTGTCGCAACGAAAGCGAGGTTGAAAGCAAACTCATCGTGCAATATTTATTGCCAGAGTTGGGATATACTCCTGATACATGGCATCAAGAGGTTGCTGTAGGTAGTATTCGCTTAGATTTTTTAGCATTTGCCGCACAGGTTATCCCTTTTGTTTTAGATGCTAACTCTCCTTTGGGTGTTGTCATGGAAGCGAAGCATCCTAGACAAAATTTAAATAATCATCTGATCAAGCTACGATATTATTTGACAAAGTTGCATGTTAGATATGGGTTACTAACAAACGGGAAGGAACTCAGGATTTATGAGAAAGATCAAGATGATATTAAGTTGTTATTTCGATGTTTGGGAAGTGAAATAGAAACAAAAATATCTGATATTAAGGAATTAATTGCTAGGGATAGTCTAAGAAGCTATTCAGTCGAGCCAACACAAATAATAATAAAACCTAAACCAACTTCTAAACAAATAATGAAAGTAATTGCAGTCTACCATAACAAAGGTGGTGTCGGTAAAACCACAACTGTTGTTAATTTAGCAGCAGCTATGAGAAAAAAGGGTAAAAGGGTTTTAGTAATCGATTTAGATAGTCAAGCTAATACAACTTTTGCTACTGGATTAGTGAAATTTGATGATGAAGAAGACGATGATATTAGATATTCTAATATTCTCCAAGTATTAGAATCGGAAGAATTCTATCCGATTTCGGAAGTGGCTAGAAAGTCAGATTTTTGTAACCCTGAAATATATGTAGTTCCCGCACATATTGATTTGATGAAAAAAGAGAATGAGTTACAGCAATTAGCAGACACTAATTTGGCTTTAATTCAAAAACTGGATGAAGTTAAAGATAAATACGATGTGGTTTTGATTGATACACCACCATCTTTAAACTTATATGCACGAATTGCCTTATATACTTCAGACTACCTAATTATTCCATCAGATTTAAAACCATTCGCTAATCAAGGGTTGACTAATGTCAAAGAATTTATCAAGAAAGCTAATGCATTTAAAAAGCAGGTCAAAATGAATCCATTAGAAATTCTTGGTGTTCTACCTTGTAAGATATCAACGAATAGTAAGTTTGTACAATTTACATTGAAAAGTAGAATAGATAAAATATCTAAAAAATATGATTTGAATGTTTTTGATACAGTGATATATGAACGTGATGATTTAGCAAAGTGTGCAGAAAAAGTTCTTGTTGTGGGTGATATGGAAATTGCCGATCCTATTTCTGTTTTAGATTTCAAACCAAATTCAATTTCATCTCAAGAATTTGAGCTATTAGCTAAAGAGGTATTAACTAAAATAGGAATGAATTAATGAAATTATCTACATCACTAGTTGCAGTTAAGAAAATTACTTGCAACACTCCACGTTCAAACTTTCTTCATGAAAAAATAGAACAAGCTGCACAACAGATATTAGCAGTGGAAGGACTGATTAACCCGATTGTAGTTCGTAAAACCGGCTTACAAGCTTACGAAGTAATTCAGGGAGATTTTGAATACTATGCTGCTGCTAGGGCTAGGGAAATAAATCTTAAATTAGGAGAAATGGTTAGTGTTTATATTGTTGATGAGGAGAATCAAGAAGTTTTACTTGAGCAAATAAAGATATTTAGATCAAGCGATGAATATGCTGGTAATTCAAATTTAACTTCATATGAATTGAGTAATGATGTCAATTCAGACAAAATTATCAGCACTTTTACAAGAATGTTTGCTAACTTGGAATCTCGGTTTGAGCAAATTACTCAACAACTTGTTGAATCAGCAAAAGAAAAGATGAGATTAGAGTCAGAAATTAAAGAGATAAAAGCCAGACTAACTGACAAAATGACACCTTTAGAAGTGTTTAATCAATCAGACATGGTGCAATTAACAAAAAAATTAATTAATACTGGAATTAGTGAGGGAGAAGCAAAGAAAAAGGCTGAAGCAATTATATCGGTTCGTGATAGACAAGAAAATCAGAAATTTTTATCTCTCAACAATGTTGTAGAAAAAGTGAAGTTAAAGCGCGGTAAAAGGCAAGAGAAAGCTATTGGTGAGAAAAAAATGCTGCAAATCATAGATATTTGGTCTGAATGATGATTTATAGTTGTTTCTAGTTTTGTCGTTTGGATGCACCAATAGTAAAATCCAAGGCAAATTTTTTTTCAATTAGTATCACATATAAAAGATGGTGCGTGACGTGACAAGTCTGATTGCTACGTTCAAATATTCTCATAGCGTCACACACCCTACGGGGAAAAATATGCTAGAAAGCTATAATACAAATGAACCAATAAGAGTTAAGTCTGAAGTCCAATATTCTCTGGATATAACTTTTATGTCACGGCTTGGGCAATATAACTATAAAGCGATTCACAACTGTAACAGAGGTGAAGTATATGGATATCAAGTTAGGGTTCGGTGCAATTCCTAGACCTCAGTATATTTTTGTTAACCGAGAGGCTGATTATTGTTGGTATATGCTTTCGGAGGATAATCGTCAGATCTTTATTCCTGAGAAAGCATTAACATGTGTAATTACGGGGATAGATTGTAATAAAAAAGTTGAAACACAATTCGGATCTGCTTACAAAACCGACTTATCAGTATTAGCCGATAAACCCTATGTAATCCGTTCTGGGAGGGAATCTCACTTCTCTAGAAGTTTGTTACGCTCCCTGGATGCATTAAGCTTAGAACAGTTGCAAAATCCGTTAACTATTACGGTGAATCCAGGCGATCGCACTGTTGTATTTTGCAATATTTACGACCCGGCAACTTACAGAGTGATTCGGACAAACACTGAAGAAATAGATTTGCAGGTTCTTGAGAACAGAGTGATTCAAAAGGTAAACCAAGTCACAAATTTGAACTTAGTCGTGACAGATGTTCCAGAAGTCGCTACACCAAGTGAATCACATCAGGTAATGGTGGCATAGGTTGGAAGTCAAAAGCGATCGCATAATCTTTCCACCCACTACCATACCTCACAACAACCCCCGATAACGGATAAATACGAGAATAACTGCCCAGGAACCTAACGCAACTTTGATGGCAACCAAGAAATTCAGTAAGGGTAGAATTCCACCACTAAATAATGTCCCCAATTCTCCAAAGGGTAATTCCCATCCAGATAGGGTAATTACTGATAACACGATGAAAACCAATACTGATATTTTCTCCCATTTGGCAGCGTGCCAGCGTTTATAAATTCCCTGCATCCATTCTGAAGATGCGGTAATTGCCACCAACCCAATTGCTGTTCCTCCGGCAACTCCAGCCGCAAAACCACCACCAGGGCTGAGATGTCCGCGAATCCCTAACTCGATTCCCACTAAGGCGGAAATGGTGGCACCCAACCGAGCTAAAATTATTGATGGTCTATCTGTGAAGTGATAAATAGAACAGAATGGTCTTTCATTTGCTAAGAGGAAACTGGCTCCCAAGATGGCAATGGTAAAAACCACAACTTCAAAAATGGTGTCATAAAGTCGATTCCGAAAAATGATACCGGAAACAGCATTTGGTACACCGCTATCTTGGACAACTGCTTCCACAATTGACATGGGAAATTCGGTTGTTGGATTGGGAATAAACAGCATTTTCACGAATAGGGCGATTCCTGCAATAACATAAACCCATTTCATAGATGCTGCTCCTCTAATTTTTCTACACTTGTATCTGATACATTTACGTAGTTGATAACTGTTGTGGGGGAATCAAGTTCGTTTTGCATGATGTCATAGATGCGTTGAATCCGAAATGTGGTTTTGAAATTCGGCTGTTCAATTCCTGATTTGGTGCAGGTTCCGTGAATTTCTTTTTCATTCAACGCACGCTGCAAAGCTTGGACATCGTTGTATATGGATACTTCTAGTCGCATGTGGCGTTTTTTGAGAACCTTGCGGAAGTCAGCGAAAAGTTCCTGAAAAGTCTCTTGGTTTTCCCCATCTCCAAGTACGCCCAAACGCAATACTAGGGAGGAACGCACCGCTACGGCATATAATGTGATTGCTAACAGTGTACCCATCAAAGCTTCAGTTAAAGCCACATCTGCTGCTCCTAATATCCCATAAACCAAAGCTGCGATCGCACCTAAGATTCCCCGTAGTGCTAGAGCATGGTAAGGGTTAACTTGAAGTACTACCAAGCAGGCTGTTAAGGGTAATAAGGCAACGATAATATAAATAAAACTATCAAGATGGTTCATTGCTATTATCCTCCGCAGTTGAACAGTAGGCTAAAACGTACCCCAGCATGGTGTTCCATATTCCTAGGGTGATGATGGCAAGGATGAGTAGGGGGGTTTCACTGGGTATTTTTAGTAATAATCCAAAGACAATTGCGATGGAACCCAGGGTATCGGCAACGGAAAGACTATGGAGTTTAAATAATACCGAGCGTTTACCCAAAAGGGGAAATGTACCCCAAAACCAGAAAAAGATGCCGACAGCAATGCAGCCATAACTAATTACGTTGATCATACTTCCCTCATACGTTACTTATTACTCGCTTACCAAGTAACAAGGGTTCAAAGCCCCTGCCTTGAGGCAGATAGTTTTTGAGGTGGGGTTTGAATCCCTGTCTCAAAAACGAACTCATTACTCATTACTCATTACTTATTACTTACTCAAACTTCCCTCATGCGTTTGAGAATATGTGCTAACAGCATTAACGAAGCATTCCCCACACTCAAAATAATGACCGCAACCACACCAATCATCCAATCATCCCGAAAAACAGATACAACCAAGGCAATAACAGCCGCTTTAGTGGAAATACTGGCAAAAGCCAGCATAGTTTGCCAGATATTTTCATCCTTCCAAGCTTCGTAAATGGGGATGAGCATGGCTAAAATCATGACGATGAGAATGGCGCTATTAATGTTGTTCATGGATTTTTTGCCCTCCGTCGTACCCGGTGTACTTCATAGTAACCATCTTGGTGATATTTCTGAACAATTGTTTTCGGGGTGAAGGTAATGAGGAAGATATCAAGGAAAATTAATCTAGGCGATCGCTTGGATTGGACTCGCTCCAAAATTACGTCTTCGTGTTGATGGGGACGAAGGATGATTTCCACTGCTTCCATATAAGCTTGGGGAATCGCCATAATAATTTTACCTAGTATGTAGAGCCAATCTTTGAAGGTTTCGCGGGATGGATAGCCACGGGGTAAAAGCACGGCAATAATTACACCGATGATGATATTTGCCACGCTCAAATCGGAGGTGAGCAAAAACCAAATAGTTAGTCGTAAAATCAAATCTCCAATCAAATGTCCCATCATGCCACCGCCATCCAGAAGAGTACAACTAAACTGAGGCACATCACCCCAACTAAATGCTCGAATTGTTCGATTTGACGGGGTAATTTCCAAGTTATGCGTTTAAAGACGAACCAATAAGCTAACCAACCCAAGGCAATGATTCCCAGAGGTTTACCTACATTAGCGATGCTGTAGGCTTCGTAATACACAACATTGGCGACAATTAAACCACCGAGCAAAATTACCATTGCTATCCAAAAACCCGGTTTTGCTGGTTCTCCTTTGCCATGGGGTAAAAAAATAAACTTAGCAAACGATATTGCTGTCCCCAAAGCGGCAATATTCATCCCAATTACTTGCCAGGGAAGAAGATTTTTTGTCGTCAATATCTTTGCCCCAAACCCTGCTAATAAGGGAAACCCCGATATGGAAAAACTAGCTATAACTAAAGCAATCCAAATCGGGGTATGAATTGGTTGCTGTTGTAGTTCCTTGAAGTTGCGACTGGGTAAATTACCTGCAATCAAAAATAGTGCCGATTTTACTAAACCATGTGTCAGGGCATAAAAACCCCCTACTTCTGGTGCAGCAAGAATAAAACCTAATTGGGAAACCGTATGAAAGGCTAACATGCGCTTTGTATCTTTCTCAAATACCGCATAAAACACCCCCAACAGTGCTGTACTCACCCCAAAAAGTCGGATGAGGGGATTGACATCCTCAACAATTAATGCACACCTAATCAGGGGGTATACCCCAGCTTTCACCACAATTCCCGACAGCAAAGCTGATACAGGGGTTTCAGATTCGGAGTGGGTTAAAGGTAGCCACAATCCCGAAACAAAAACCCCTCCCTTCACTAAAAGTCCGACAAAAATCAAAGCTAGTGCTTCCGGTGGTGCATCCTTCAAACCAATGAAACTAAAGGAGTGACTCGCCTGGTAAACTAATCCTGCACCCACCAAGTAAAACAGCATTGCCGTATTACTGATGAACAGATAACGTAGCGCTACCCAAATAGAGCGATCGCTTCGGGGATAGGCAATCAACAAAAATGCCGCAATCCCGCTCACCTCTAAGGCTACGTATAAACTAATAAAATCTGTAGAGGCAAAGGCAGCATTGACACTACCATGGACAATAATAGTCTGAGCATAGAAAAAAGCCGTTTTATCGCTACGCCAACAGTACAAAAGAAGTGCTGCTGTCACTAAAGCATTGGTTAAGATAAAAAAGCCACTTAACTCATCCACCACTAAGGTGACACCAAAATTATCCAGTAATTTTAATTCCAGT includes:
- the rbsK gene encoding ribokinase, with the protein product MSVIVFGSINIDLVATAPRLPVAGETLLGGEFFKAPGGKGANQAVAVARLGIPTHLVGRVGAHSFGNELIDSLQVAGVRTENVSIEATVSSGVAVIIVGDGGENQIIVIPGANGYVDNEDVARLLQILPTAKVLLLQLEVPMSAIVAAAKAAHNLGVKVILDPAPVQSNIPDELYHLVDIITPNEVEAGQIVGFPVVDEDSAAQATKTLLEKGVKCAIVKLGSKGVYCGTQDESFFIPAFTVQAVDTTAAGDAFNGGLAAGLAEDLSLRECVVWGAAAGALAAMKQGAQPSLPDRFMFDAFLQEREIGKN
- a CDS encoding cation:proton antiporter — encoded protein: MNTITIAWIALPFFLGFVIFLFPKLDRYLAFLGAVASAGFAWQLFVQKSPLELKLLDNFGVTLVVDELSGFFILTNALVTAALLLYCWRSDKTAFFYAQTIIVHGSVNAAFASTDFISLYVALEVSGIAAFLLIAYPRSDRSIWVALRYLFISNTAMLFYLVGAGLVYQASHSFSFIGLKDAPPEALALIFVGLLVKGGVFVSGLWLPLTHSESETPVSALLSGIVVKAGVYPLIRCALIVEDVNPLIRLFGVSTALLGVFYAVFEKDTKRMLAFHTVSQLGFILAAPEVGGFYALTHGLVKSALFLIAGNLPSRNFKELQQQPIHTPIWIALVIASFSISGFPLLAGFGAKILTTKNLLPWQVIGMNIAALGTAISFAKFIFLPHGKGEPAKPGFWIAMVILLGGLIVANVVYYEAYSIANVGKPLGIIALGWLAYWFVFKRITWKLPRQIEQFEHLVGVMCLSLVVLFWMAVA
- a CDS encoding ParB N-terminal domain-containing protein; this encodes MKLSTSLVAVKKITCNTPRSNFLHEKIEQAAQQILAVEGLINPIVVRKTGLQAYEVIQGDFEYYAAARAREINLKLGEMVSVYIVDEENQEVLLEQIKIFRSSDEYAGNSNLTSYELSNDVNSDKIISTFTRMFANLESRFEQITQQLVESAKEKMRLESEIKEIKARLTDKMTPLEVFNQSDMVQLTKKLINTGISEGEAKKKAEAIISVRDRQENQKFLSLNNVVEKVKLKRGKRQEKAIGEKKMLQIIDIWSE
- a CDS encoding nucleoside hydrolase, translated to MTKQLVIMDHDGAIDDYLAVMLLMTMPHIETMGIIVTPADCYIQPAVSATRKILDLMGCSHIPVAESTLRGINPFPQLYRRDSFVVDHFPILNQTETIQTKLLTESGQDFLVRALQTSPIPVTLLMTGPLTNLAYALDTAPEIETKIQRLVWMGGALNVPGNVEKNWEPGQDGSAEWNSYWDPIAVARAWESSIEIVMCSLDITNQVPVTSEFVRKIGKYHRHPVSDLAGQCYALVIPQDYYAWDVLATAYLGHPEAFKLTELETEIITTGKSQGRTKVIAGGRKILAMDKVDQNWFYDYILQQWQR
- a CDS encoding monovalent cation/H(+) antiporter subunit G, with product MINVISYGCIAVGIFFWFWGTFPLLGKRSVLFKLHSLSVADTLGSIAIVFGLLLKIPSETPLLILAIITLGIWNTMLGYVLAYCSTAEDNSNEPS
- a CDS encoding Na+/H+ antiporter subunit E → MMGHLIGDLILRLTIWFLLTSDLSVANIIIGVIIAVLLPRGYPSRETFKDWLYILGKIIMAIPQAYMEAVEIILRPHQHEDVILERVQSKRSPRLIFLDIFLITFTPKTIVQKYHQDGYYEVHRVRRRAKNP
- a CDS encoding DUF4040 domain-containing protein produces the protein MNHLDSFIYIIVALLPLTACLVVLQVNPYHALALRGILGAIAALVYGILGAADVALTEALMGTLLAITLYAVAVRSSLVLRLGVLGDGENQETFQELFADFRKVLKKRHMRLEVSIYNDVQALQRALNEKEIHGTCTKSGIEQPNFKTTFRIQRIYDIMQNELDSPTTVINYVNVSDTSVEKLEEQHL
- a CDS encoding calcium-binding protein; this encodes MSTVEIDESRENRIKEEILVDAEDKEDRAMGWYYYLDDMLNFPFNAKWVKKGRKPSTTAKEKEVEVLGMASEDECLRDMLVEIVEVGGSDEDVEVARLSDLTVLDTDDETREALADWYYWQGRGYKF
- a CDS encoding AAA family ATPase; this encodes MSFNPELCRNESEVESKLIVQYLLPELGYTPDTWHQEVAVGSIRLDFLAFAAQVIPFVLDANSPLGVVMEAKHPRQNLNNHLIKLRYYLTKLHVRYGLLTNGKELRIYEKDQDDIKLLFRCLGSEIETKISDIKELIARDSLRSYSVEPTQIIIKPKPTSKQIMKVIAVYHNKGGVGKTTTVVNLAAAMRKKGKRVLVIDLDSQANTTFATGLVKFDDEEDDDIRYSNILQVLESEEFYPISEVARKSDFCNPEIYVVPAHIDLMKKENELQQLADTNLALIQKLDEVKDKYDVVLIDTPPSLNLYARIALYTSDYLIIPSDLKPFANQGLTNVKEFIKKANAFKKQVKMNPLEILGVLPCKISTNSKFVQFTLKSRIDKISKKYDLNVFDTVIYERDDLAKCAEKVLVVGDMEIADPISVLDFKPNSISSQEFELLAKEVLTKIGMN
- a CDS encoding ParA family protein, whose protein sequence is MGYVIATANMKGGVGKTTVTVNLATCLAKNHGKRVLVLDLDTQISATLSLMSPVDFANRRKQRKTFRHLIDRVITPEEKQKHTIQDIIQTEVCNLPGLNLLPGDIDLYDEFVVSELLHQQAMSLGEKDFETVWNRFERILLAKILEPIRDDYDFIILDCAPGYNLLTRSALATSDFYLLPAKPEPLSVVGIQLLERRIAQLKDSHEHEAKIDIKMLGIVFTMFSNNILNGRYYKQVLNRVYQDFGDAKVFKNQIPVDMNVAKAVDSFMPVVLSNPQSSGSRAFQQMTQELLQKL
- a CDS encoding Na(+)/H(+) antiporter subunit B, with product MKWVYVIAGIALFVKMLFIPNPTTEFPMSIVEAVVQDSGVPNAVSGIIFRNRLYDTIFEVVVFTIAILGASFLLANERPFCSIYHFTDRPSIILARLGATISALVGIELGIRGHLSPGGGFAAGVAGGTAIGLVAITASSEWMQGIYKRWHAAKWEKISVLVFIVLSVITLSGWELPFGELGTLFSGGILPLLNFLVAIKVALGSWAVILVFIRYRGLL